The Bos taurus isolate L1 Dominette 01449 registration number 42190680 breed Hereford chromosome 13, ARS-UCD2.0, whole genome shotgun sequence genome contains a region encoding:
- the SRC gene encoding proto-oncogene tyrosine-protein kinase Src produces the protein MGSNKSKPKDASQRRRSLESAENTHGGGGGGGGGGGAFPSSQTPSKPASSDGHRGPNTAFAPAAAEPKLFGGFNSSDTVTSPQRAGPLSGGVTTFVALYDYESRTETDLSFKKGERLQIVNNTEGDWWLAHSLSTGQTGYIPSNYVAPSDSIQAEEWYFGKITRRESERLLLNAENPRGTFLVRESETTKGAYCLSVSDFDNAKGLNVKHYKIRKLDSGGFYITSRTQFNSLQQLVAYYSKHADGLCHRLTTVCPTSKPQTQGLAKDAWEIPRESLRLEVKLGQGCFGEVWMGTWNGTTRVAIKTLKPGTMSPEAFLQEAQVMKKLRHEKLVQLYAVVSEEPIYIVTEYMSKGSLLDFLKGETGKYLRLPQLVDMAAQIASGMAYVERMNYVHRDLRAANILVGESLVCKVADFGLARLIEDNEYTARQGAKFPIKWTAPEAALYGRFTIKSDVWSFGILLTELTTKGRVPYPGMVNREVLDQVERGYRMPCPPECPESLHDLMCQCWRKDPEERPTFEYLQAFLEDYFTSTEPQYQPGENL, from the exons ATGGGCAGCAACAAGAGCAAGCCCAAGGATGCCAGCCAGCGGCGCCGCAGCCTGGAGTCTGCTGAGAACACCcacggaggcggcggcggcggcggcggcggtgggggTGCCTTCCCCTCCTCACAGACCCCCAGCAAGCCAGCCTCCTCTGATGGCCACCGCGGCCCCAACACGGCCTTCGCCCCTGCAGCCGCTGAGCCCAAGCTGTTCGGAGGCTTCAACTCCTCGGACACAGTCACCTCCCCGCAGAGGGCGGGGCCCCTGTCTG GCGGAGTGACCACCTTCGTGGCCCTCTATGACTATGAGTCGCGGACAGAGACTGACCTGTCTTTCAAGAAAGGGGAGCGGCTTCAGATTGTCAACAACAC AGAGGGAGACTGGTGGCTGGCCCACTCGCTCAGCACAGGACAGACGGGCTACATCCCCAGCAACTACGTGGCACCCTCTGACTCCATCCAGGCTGAAGA GTGGTACTTTGGCAAGATCACCAGACGGGAGTCAGAGCGGTTACTGCTCAATGCAGAGAACCCAAGAGGGACCTTCCTAGTGCGAGAAAGCGAGACCACGAAAG GCGCCTACTGCCTCTCGGTGTCTGACTTCGACAACGCCAAGGGCCTCAACGTGAAGCACTACAAAATCCGCAAGCTGGACAGCGGAGGCTTCTACATCACCTCCCGCACCCAGTTCAACAGCCTGCAGCAGCTGGTGGCCTACTACTCCA AACACGCTGACGGCCTCTGCCACCGCCTCACCACTGTGTGCCCCACGTCCAAGCCGCAGACTCAAGGCTTGGCCAAAGATGCCTGGGAGATCCCCCGGGAGTCGCTGCGGCTGGAGGTCAAGCTGGGCCAGGGCTGCTTCGGAGAGGTGTGGATGG GTACCTGGAACGGCACCACCAGGGTGGCCATCAAAACCCTGAAGCCTGGTACGATGTCTCCGGAGGCCTtcctgcaggaggcccaggttatgaagaaactgaggcatgaaaAACTCGTGCAGCTGTACGCCGTGGTGTCCGAAGAGCCCATCTACATTGTCACGGAGTACATGAGCAAGG GGAGTTTGCTGGACTTTCTCAAGGGGGAGACAGGCAAGTACCTGCGGCTGCCTCAGCTGGTGGACATGGCTGCACAG ATCGCCTCAGGCATGGCTTATGTGGAACGGATGAACTATGTCCACCGAGACCTCCGGGCTGCCAACATCCTGGTTGGAGAGAGCCTCGTATGCAAAGTGGCTGACTTCGGGCTGGCTCGACTCATTGAAGACAACGAATACACAGCCCGGCAAG GTGCCAAATTCCCCATCAAGTGGACAGCTCCGGAAGCTGCCCTCTATGGCCGGTTCACCATCAAATCAGACGTGTGGTCCTTTGGGATCCTGCTGACGGAGCTCACAACAAAGGGACGGGTGCCCTACCCTG GGATGGTGAACCGGGAGGTGCTGGACCAGGTGGAGCGGGGCTACCGGATGCCCTGCCCTCCTGAGTGTCCCGAGTCATTGCATGACCTGATGTGCCAGTGCTGGCGGAAGGACCCGGAGGAACGGCCCACCTTCGAGTACCTGCAGGCCTTC
- the SRC gene encoding proto-oncogene tyrosine-protein kinase Src isoform X4 has translation MGSNKSKPKDASQRRRSLESAENTHGGGGGGGGGGGAFPSSQTPSKPASSDGHRGPNTAFAPAAAEPKLFGGFNSSDTVTSPQRAGPLSGGVTTFVALYDYESRTETDLSFKKGERLQIVNNTRKVDVSQTWFTFRWLQREGDWWLAHSLSTGQTGYIPSNYVAPSDSIQAEEWYFGKITRRESERLLLNAENPRGTFLVRESETTKGAYCLSVSDFDNAKGLNVKHYKIRKLDSGGFYITSRTQFNSLQQLVAYYSKHADGLCHRLTTVCPTSKPQTQGLAKDAWEIPRESLRLEVKLGQGCFGEVWMGTWNGTTRVAIKTLKPGTMSPEAFLQEAQVMKKLRHEKLVQLYAVVSEEPIYIVTEYMSKGSLLDFLKGETGKYLRLPQLVDMAAQIASGMAYVERMNYVHRDLRAANILVGESLVCKVADFGLARLIEDNEYTARQGAKFPIKWTAPEAALYGRFTIKSDVWSFGILLTELTTKGRVPYPGMVNREVLDQVERGYRMPCPPECPESLHDLMCQCWRKDPEERPTFEYLQAFLEDYFTSTEPQYQPGENL, from the exons ATGGGCAGCAACAAGAGCAAGCCCAAGGATGCCAGCCAGCGGCGCCGCAGCCTGGAGTCTGCTGAGAACACCcacggaggcggcggcggcggcggcggcggtgggggTGCCTTCCCCTCCTCACAGACCCCCAGCAAGCCAGCCTCCTCTGATGGCCACCGCGGCCCCAACACGGCCTTCGCCCCTGCAGCCGCTGAGCCCAAGCTGTTCGGAGGCTTCAACTCCTCGGACACAGTCACCTCCCCGCAGAGGGCGGGGCCCCTGTCTG GCGGAGTGACCACCTTCGTGGCCCTCTATGACTATGAGTCGCGGACAGAGACTGACCTGTCTTTCAAGAAAGGGGAGCGGCTTCAGATTGTCAACAACAC GAGGAAGGTGGATGTCAG CCAGACCTGGTTCACATTCAGATGGCTGCAAAG AGAGGGAGACTGGTGGCTGGCCCACTCGCTCAGCACAGGACAGACGGGCTACATCCCCAGCAACTACGTGGCACCCTCTGACTCCATCCAGGCTGAAGA GTGGTACTTTGGCAAGATCACCAGACGGGAGTCAGAGCGGTTACTGCTCAATGCAGAGAACCCAAGAGGGACCTTCCTAGTGCGAGAAAGCGAGACCACGAAAG GCGCCTACTGCCTCTCGGTGTCTGACTTCGACAACGCCAAGGGCCTCAACGTGAAGCACTACAAAATCCGCAAGCTGGACAGCGGAGGCTTCTACATCACCTCCCGCACCCAGTTCAACAGCCTGCAGCAGCTGGTGGCCTACTACTCCA AACACGCTGACGGCCTCTGCCACCGCCTCACCACTGTGTGCCCCACGTCCAAGCCGCAGACTCAAGGCTTGGCCAAAGATGCCTGGGAGATCCCCCGGGAGTCGCTGCGGCTGGAGGTCAAGCTGGGCCAGGGCTGCTTCGGAGAGGTGTGGATGG GTACCTGGAACGGCACCACCAGGGTGGCCATCAAAACCCTGAAGCCTGGTACGATGTCTCCGGAGGCCTtcctgcaggaggcccaggttatgaagaaactgaggcatgaaaAACTCGTGCAGCTGTACGCCGTGGTGTCCGAAGAGCCCATCTACATTGTCACGGAGTACATGAGCAAGG GGAGTTTGCTGGACTTTCTCAAGGGGGAGACAGGCAAGTACCTGCGGCTGCCTCAGCTGGTGGACATGGCTGCACAG ATCGCCTCAGGCATGGCTTATGTGGAACGGATGAACTATGTCCACCGAGACCTCCGGGCTGCCAACATCCTGGTTGGAGAGAGCCTCGTATGCAAAGTGGCTGACTTCGGGCTGGCTCGACTCATTGAAGACAACGAATACACAGCCCGGCAAG GTGCCAAATTCCCCATCAAGTGGACAGCTCCGGAAGCTGCCCTCTATGGCCGGTTCACCATCAAATCAGACGTGTGGTCCTTTGGGATCCTGCTGACGGAGCTCACAACAAAGGGACGGGTGCCCTACCCTG GGATGGTGAACCGGGAGGTGCTGGACCAGGTGGAGCGGGGCTACCGGATGCCCTGCCCTCCTGAGTGTCCCGAGTCATTGCATGACCTGATGTGCCAGTGCTGGCGGAAGGACCCGGAGGAACGGCCCACCTTCGAGTACCTGCAGGCCTTC